Part of the Scrofimicrobium sp. R131 genome is shown below.
TGGCGTGAGTCCGCGTCGCCCGCGCATCCATCGGCCAGACCAGTAGCAGCACCCAGGTCACGTTGATCAGCGCCAGCACGGACCAGCCGGCCAGCAGACCGGCGGGAAGAGCGGTCCACGGCCAGTCTTTCGAATCAAGACCGCGCAGGGCGGCAACCGTCACCGCGGCCACCACCAGGCCGAGGACCAGGGAGGTGTTCCAGCGAACTTTTGCCCGCAGGGAAAGACGCTTCATTTGGAGGTAAGTCGTTCCGGGGTGGCATCGGCCCCCGGAATGGGAGCTCCGACCGAAACCAGGGTGGGGGTGAGGCTTGGGTCCAGTTCGAGGCGGGTGACCAGCTCGGCAGCGGCGCGTCCCCGCAGGGTGGTCGCCACGCAGCCGGCGCGTCGAACCCGAACCGCCACCGCCTGGGAGCGTCGACGCAAGAGCGGCAGCTCCGGCACAGACTCATTCGTCACTTTGGTCCCCCCGGTACTCGGCCCGAAACACGTGCACCAGCGCGTTGGCATGACCGTGACCCATGCCCTGCTCCTTCAAGAACGCTACTTGCTCCATGTGTTTACGACCGGCGAGTGGACGGAGAAGAGCAATCCACTCCTCAATCGGCTTCCCATACTTCGCCTCAATGGAGGGGAAATATGAGCGCGGTCCTGCCCCCGACTCAGCCATGCAGCCTCCCTTGGATCATGCCTGTGGAAACTGACGCTAGCACGGGTTGGGCCCGGCTGCCAGAGGGAGAAAGCAGACTGCACGGGAGTGAGTGCCGTCACCGTTGAGCTAGCGGTTCAGCTCGGCCAAAACCCGTGCCCAAACCAGTCCCACCATCGATCCGGCTACGGCCAGGCCAGCGGCAATTGAGAGCCACGGCAGGTTCAGTGCCACCCCGACCCCAACCGCAGTCATCGCCACCAGGCCCAGCAGGACCACTGCCACCAAGGCGGAAAAGCTGACCCCAATCCGGGGGGCGGGACTACTCACGGGTAACGACACTCGCGTAACTAGGGCAGACATACTCTCTACTCCCTCTCATCTAGCCGGCCCGAGGCGGGCGGCTGCGCGCGGGAGTCACGGTAGCCGCACTCTCGCACGGCTTTGTGGAACGACACTAACGGTGCCGGCGCCTCTTGGCGGGCGCGGTTACATTATGCCCAGACTTTGTTCTAACATTCAATTCGGAAGCCGGTTTTGTGAGCGGTCAGCCAGGTTAGCGACCGGCGAAAACTGCCCCCACCTCGGGAATCTGCCGCCGATACTGGGCGAAAATCCGCCGGGCCACCTCGACCGAATCAACCAGCGGATGGGAGGCAATCGCCTGCCAACCCAACTGCGGATCACGCTCTATGGCCGCCCGGATCACCAGTTCCTCACAGGCCTTGACCTGGACGACCAGGCCGAGTTCGGCACCGGTCAGGGGGGCCACGGCCTGCGGATGAATGCCGTCGGCATCGACCAGGCAGGGAACCTCAACCACAGCTTCGGCACTGAGTGCAGGCACGAGCGGGCCCCAGGTCGGACCCTGATTGGCCACGCCCAGAATCATCCGGGTAACCTGCCCGGCCGACAGCGCCACCATCAGGTCTACCGCTACCCGCTGGTAGCCACCGCCTTCCAGGTCCTCCTGATGACGGTCCCCCTCTCCGGCAATGTCGCGAGCCTCAGCCATGTAGGTTGCCTCCCGCTCATCGTGAGCCTCCTGCCACAACTTCGCGGCGGCGTAGGGCTCCTCCTGCGCTCGGCGATAAAAGTCCCCCTGCTGCTCGTCCAGGAACTGACCGCGAGTCTGCCCCTCCGATCGCAGTTGGGCCACAGCCTCCCGGTTCAGGTAGTAGTAGAACAGGTACTCGTTGGGCAGCATCCCCAGCTGGCGCACCCAGTCGAACCCGATCAGACGGGCCTCCTCGATCTCACCGAGCAGTTCGTCGGAAGCCAACAGCTCCGGCAGTCGCTCCTGCCCGGCCACGCTGATTGAGCGGAGCCAGCCCAGGTGATTGAGGCCAACATAGTCATAGCTGAACTCGTCCTCCGCCAAACCCAAGGCGCGGCCCACTCGGCGGACCAGTCCAATGGGCGTGTCACAGATTCCCACCACCCGCTCCCCCATCACCGAGCGCATCGCCTGCGTGATGATGCCGGCCGGATTGGTGAAATTGATGACCCAGGCCTCGGGCGCGTGCAACTTGACCGCGCGGGCCAACTCGAGCGCCGCCGGAATGGTCCGGAACGCGTAGGCGTAGCCCCCGGGGCCAACCGTTTCCTGCCCCAACACGTCCTCGTGCAGGGCCACCTGCTCGTCAAGCACCCGGCCGCAAGTGCCCCCCACCCGCATGGCCGAGAAGATAAAGTCAGCCCCGGTCACCGCCTCGTCCAGCCGACTGGTCGAGCTGATGGCGGGCTTGTCCGCCAACTCCATCTCGGCCACCACCTGCTGCATCACGGCCAGGCGGTCGGGTTCAACGTCGTAAAGGCAGACCTCACTCAGCCGGATTTCCTCCGCCGAACGCCCCGCCAACTCTTCGATAATCTGCGGGACTCGAAAGCCGCCCCCGCCTACGATGGTCAGTTTCATGGGGTGATTACCTCCGTCGTGGTCGAGCGCAGCAGGCGCAAGGTTTCAATCTCGGGGTCAGCAGTCGTCAGGACCGCGTCAAACTCGGTGGCCGAACAGACCGGCAGCAAGCCGGAGCCGGGAAACTTGTCGGCAATAGCCAGCAGGTAGTTGCGCGCAGATTTGCGCATGATGGCCTGTTTGATCGGCACCTCGGTCCCGGTCGTGTCGAGGACCGTCAGGTCAGGCGCAATCCCGGATGTTCCCAGGAACGCAACGTCGGCAGCCAGGTAGTCCAATGCCCCCTGGGTCATCGGACCGACCAAAGAGAGGTAGGAGGGACGAAGGACTCCCCCCAGCACGATCACCTCGGTCACACTGGAGTCACGCAGTTCGTCCACCACCGCCAGGGAAGCGGTCACCACCGTGACCGGACGGTCCCGCAGGTGGCGAGCCACCATCGCCACGGTGGTGCCAATATCGAGCAAAACCACCTGGCGGTCTTCAACCAGATCGGCCGCTAGGCGACCGAGCGCCTCTCGCTCAGCCCCGGCAACCGAGGCCACATCTTTGAAGGGGGTGGGGTCGGTTTCAATGGTGCCGCCGCCCCGCACGCGCCGAAGCACCCCCTCCCGATCCAGGTGGTTCAGGTCGCGCCTGATGGTTGAGGGGGAGACGCTGAGTTCAGCAGCCAGGGCCCCGACCGACACTCCGCCCTGACGGCGGATATGCTCCAGAATGCGCGCTTGGCGCTGAGCGGGAATCATGAGCACAGCCTACCACTAACCAACCACTATTGAGCAAGTGTAAGCAGTTGCGTGCAGACGAAATGTGCATTATGGTTCACACAGGGGTGTCAGACTGGCCCCGTCGGCAAAGGAGCGCAATGAACAAGTCCGCTGACTCACACACCACCTCCACCGCGCCGGTGCTGGTGGCGGGTCCCCTCTTCCTTGACGTCGTCATGGGACCTCTCAGCGCTCTGCCCGAACCGGGCCAGGAACAGTGGGTTCCGGGCTGCACATTTGCGGCCGGTGGAGCCGCCAACCAGGCGGTAGCGCTAGCCCGCCTCGGCGTGCCCACCACCCTGTGCTCTTACATTGGGGCCGACCAGCCTGGACAGCTGACCCGGTCGCTGCTCGCGGCCGAGGGAGTCGACCTGTCCGGACTGGTGGAAGCCGCCCACCAGTCCGTCACCGTTTCATTGAGTCTGGCCCAAGATCGGGCCATGGTCACCTGCGGTTCCGACCGTGCTCCGCTGCTCTCCCCCACCCCCAACCCGCCGGCTGCGCTCCTGGCCGATCTGACCGCCATCGGCGCCAACCGCGGCGTGATTGCCAGTTGGCGCGATCAGTCGCCCGACTTGCTGGTGATAGCGGATGTTGGCTGGGATCCAACCGGACAGTGGGATCCGTCAATCCTGCAGCATCTGGACCTGGTCGACATCTTTGTTCCCAACGAGGTCGAGGCGCTGAACTACACCGGGGCCCCCTCGGTGGAAGCCGCCGCCGAGCAACTGGCCGGCCCCCACCGATCCGTAGTGGTGACTCGCGGGGCCAAGGGAGCCTACGCCTGGACACACAACCGTGGCCGGCTCGTCCCCAGCCCAACGGTGGAGACGGTCGACCCCACCGGAGCGGGCGACACCTTTACTGCGGGCCTCACCTGGGCCCTCCTGCGGGGCGAGGACATTTTTGAGGCCTGTCACCACGCAAATCTGGCTGCCGCCTGGTCAGTGCAATCCTTGGGGGGTTCGGTCAGTGCCCCCTATCCAGAAGACCTTGATCGCCTGCAGCACCGGCGAAATCACGGCCTTCGCGCAGCCGAAGCTGACCGCCAACAAAGATAGTGCTAAGGAAAGGATCCGCTAGTGCAACACCGATCGAGGAACCTACTGGCCGCTGCGGCGCTGGTTGGAACCGCTTCCCTCCTGGGTGCCTGCGCACCCACCGGCGGTGGCCCCACCCAGTCCGAACAGTCGGCCCAAAGCAGTGCACCCACCGAGGTCACCACCGACATCTCCTCACTCCCGGAGCAGACGCTCACAGTTTGGGATCAGGAAATTCGCGGCGGTCAAAACGAGCAGATCGAGCGCTTGAATGCCGCGTTCATGGAGAAGTACCCGAACATCAAAATCGAGCGGGTCTCCCAATCCTTCGACGACTTGGAGTCGACGCTCCGACTGGCCCTGACCGGCGACGATGCGCCCGACGTGGTCCAGGCCAACAACTCGCGAGCCATCATGGGCCAGTTTGTGGCGGCCAAACAAATCCTGTGCCTGACAGACTGGGCCAAAGCGTACGGCTGGAATGAGTCCTACCCCGAGTCGATCCTGGCCTACTCTTCGTATTCGGAAGACGGGAAAGACTTCGGTCAGGGCTGCGTCTACGGCCTGCCCCAGGTAGGGGAAGTCGTGGGCATCTACTATTCCAAGTCCCGCCTGGCTGAGTTGGGCTTGGACCTTCCGAAGACCTGGGATGAGTTCGCGGCCCAGTTGGAGACCATCAAAGCCGCAGGTCAGACGCCACTCATGCTTGGTAACGTCGAGAAGTGGCCGGGACTGCACGTCTTCGGGCCAATTCAGGGTGCGCATGTCAAGGCCGACGAGATTCACACCCTCGGCTTCGGGAACCCGGGGGCAAGCTGGGAGACCGAAGGGAACGTGGCCGCTGCCTCGCAACTGCAAGAGTGGGCCCAGGCCGGCTACTTCAACGATGGGTTCAACGGCGTCGACTACGACTCAGTCTGGCAAGACTTCGCCAAGGGGACCGGCATCTACCTGATTGCGGGATCCTGGCTGGGACCGGACCTGCAAGCCGTAATGGGAGATGACGTGGCCTTCGTGCTGCCCCCCGCGGGCGATGTGAACGGGGTTCCGGCCACCACGGGCGGCACCGGGCTTCCCTTCGCCATCACCTCGGCCGCCAAGGATCCGAATGTGGCTGCCGCCTACATCGATTTCCTCACCAACGACGACGCGATGAAGGTGCTGGCGGAAACCGGGAACGTGCCGGTCCGCGGAGCCGCAGAGTTCGCCAAAACCGAGACGGGCGTAACCGCCGACATCATGTCCGCCTTCGAGGACATCACCACCAAGGGAGAAATCCTGCCGTACCTGGACTACGCCACTCCAACCATGGGTGACGATCTGGGGGCTGCTCTGCAGGAACTGATGGATGGGCGGATCTCTCCTGACGAATTCACCAAGAAGATGGAAGAGTATTACACCTCTTTCGTGGGTCAGTAGTTGACCTGCCGGCTGGGTTCTGAGCAGGTTCAGAACCCAGCCGGAACCCACCCAAGCGAAGGAACTCTCATGGCTGCTGCCCTGACTTCCCAGGCATCCCCGCCTCGGCGCCCACCGAAATGGCGACGCGGACGAAACATCGGGGTCTCGGCCGCCCTCCTGACCCTCCCGCTGCTCATCTACGGGTTGTTCATGCTTTATCCGTTGGCGCGCGTGGTCCTTCTATCCTTCTACCAGTGGGATGGCATGGGAACTGGCGTGTGGGTTGGCGGGGAAAACTACCGCACCATCTTTGCAGATCCGCGCCTGGCCAGCTCGTTCGGGCACGCGCTGGTCCTGATCATTTTCTACGCGGTGATTCCACTGATCATCGGTTTGATTTTGGCTTCGCTGCTGGTCAACGCCAAGGTGCGCGGACTTGGCTTCTTCCGCACGGTGGTCTTTTTGCCGCAGGTAATCGCAATGGTGGTTCTGGCTGTCTCATGGCGCCAGATTTACGCCCCCGACGGCCTCCTCAACCAAGGGTTGCGGGCGGTTGGTTTGGGGGCATTGGCCCGCCCGTGGCTGGGTGATTTCACCACGGCGCTGCCTGCGGTAGGGCTGATCGGCACCTGGGTCTCCACGGGGCTGGTCACCGTCCTCCTCATGTCGGGAATTGCCCGAATTCCCAAAGAATACTATGAGGCGGCTCGGCTGGATGGGGCCGGTCCCATCCGCCAGTTTTGGTCGATCACGCTGCCGGGGGTGCGCGGGGAAATCCTGGTTGCGCTTACCCTGACCATCATCGCTGCGCTCAAGACTTTCGATTTGATTTACATGACCACGTCGGGAGGCCCGGGACACTCAACCACCGTGCCGTCCTACGAGGTGTACAACCAGGCCATTCGCCTAGGTCAGGTGGGGGTGGGGTCCTCGTTGGCAGTGGTGCTAACAATCTTCATCTTCATCATTAACGTCACCGTCAACTGGCTGGGGGAACGAGACCGATGAAACCCCGTCGCCTTGAGCAGACCTTTGACTACCTGATCCTGGCCCTGTTTGCAGCGTCAGCGCTCACCCCCATCCTGTATGTGCTGAAAATGTCCCTCGACTCAGAGGTGATCGGCCAGGATTCTTGGGGACACTTTGAGAACTATCTGAAGGCCTGGGGCCAGGGGCACTTCTCCACCTATATGACCAACTCGATCACGGTCGCAATCGTCGTGGTTCTGTCTGCCTTGATCCTGTCGATCATGAGCGGATACGTGTTAGGCATTTTGCGGCCTCCCGGATCCACCCCCCTGTTCTACCTGTTCCTGTTGGGGATCATGGTGCCATCGGAAGCGATCGTCATTCCCCTATTCTTTGATCTGCGAACCCTTGGGCTAACAGACACAATCTGGGCCATCGCGCTGCCTCAAATTGCCCAGTCCACCGCCTTTGGCACCTTCTGGATGCGGTCCTACTTCCGAGGGGTGGACCCGGCCATCATTGAGGCCGCCCGCCTGGACGGGGCCGGCACTTTGCGCCTGATTTGGTCGGTGCTGCTACCCATGGGTCGGCCAGCTATTGTCACCCAGATCGTCTTGACCTTTATGTGGACATGGAACGATTTCCTGATTCCACTAATCATGTCACCATCAGGAAAACTGCGGACTGCACCCCTAGGGTTGGCATTCTTCCAGGGGCAGTACACGCAGGGAACGGTACTGCTTGCTGCTGGTGCCGTCCTGGTAGCCCTACCAATGGTTGTGCTCTACCTGGCACTGCAACGACACTTCATTGCCGGCATGACTGAAGGGGCAGTTAAGGGATAGTCAGCTTTGGTGGTCGGCGATGATCTGTTGGTACTTTTTGATGTACTCATTGTGTTGCTGGAGCAGTGCGTCGAGTGCGGGCTTGTTGTCTTCAACGAACTTTTCGGCCAGGTCCCACTGGGACTCATACAATGCTTCAGACCATCCTGAGGTCTCCCGACAGTTAGCATCATGCACGGCGATCCTGACCTCGTCGGCTGAGGGTTTCCCAAAACTTGAAGTCCACCCCCACGCGTTCATCAGTGACGGCGGCATCGACATGGCGCCGGCTGTCCATGGCTCTTCAGGCAGGTCAACAATTCCAAGTGGCGCCATACAGGTGTGCCACCGAGCTGCTGCCTGGTGCACCTCATCTGTTATCGCATCTCGAAACAAAACGTTGTACCCACCAGAAACCGCCTGCTCAGTCTCAGATGGCTCATCAGGAGCTCCCGCCCGCTTCAACTCCTCGCGCCCCTGGCTTAAGCACTCATCCAATTTTTGATCGAACTCTGGTGGTTCTTCGGAATAGAGCCCGCCGCCCCCCATCGCTGCTATCTCGTTGTCCAGTGGGGAGCGTGGGTCGGGGGCCCGTCGGTATCCGTACTTGGCTGCAAGTTCAGGAGTGAACAACCGAGCCCCAGACACAGACGTAGTCTCTGCCAATGGAGCCGACGCATCAACACCAACCCGGTAATCCCAACCATCCACGGCCATGCAGTCGCGCACCAACCACTGCTTTGCGTTCATCTGATAGTCACTGAGATCTACGCTGAAGTAGGGGTAGATCGGCAAACTCCAAGAAGCACGATCCTTCACCACCACCCCAGCGCCAGACCCAGCACCAGTGTCAGATGTGTCCTTGGTTGGATCCTCGGACATGGGTGAATCACCATTGTCCGGGACCGACTGATCCGCTGATTGGCCCCCACTTGTTGGAATGTCTCCATCGACAACAGGCGAACACGCCCCAACGAACATGGCCACTAGAACACCGATAACGGCAATGCCTACACGGTTACTCATAGTGTCTCTCCTTTGAGCTTGGCGGACTGGAATGTGACTACGGCCGAGAACGGGTGGTCTGCGTTGGTGGGTTATTTGTTTTGGTGGTCGTTGATGATCTGTTGGTACTTTTTGATGTACTCATTGTGTTGCTGTAAGAGTGCGTCGAGGGCGGGCTTGTTGTCTTCAACGAACTTTTCGGCCAGGGCCCACTGGGACTCATACAATGCTTCAGACCACCCTGAGGTTTCACGACAGTTAGCATCATGAACAGCGATCCTGACCTCATCAGCAGAGGGCTTCCCAAAACTTGAAGTCCACCCCCACGCGCTCATCAGTGACGGCGGCATCGACATGGCGCCGGCAGTCCATGGCTCGTCAGGCAGGTCAACAATTCCAAGTGGCGCCATACAGGTGTGCCACCGAGCTGCCGCCTGGTGCACCTCATCTGTCACTGCAGTACTGAACAGCACGTTGTACCCACCAGAAACCGCCTGCTCAGTCTCAGATGGCTCTTCAGGAACTCCCGCCTGCTTCAACTCATCCCGCGCATGACCGACGCACTCATACAATTTTTGATCGAACTCTGGTGGTTCTTCGGAATAGAGCCCGCCGCCCCCCATCGCTGCTATCTCGTTCTCAAGTGGGTAGCGTGGATCAGGGGCCCGGCGGTATCCGTACTTGGCTGCAAGTTCAGGAGTGAACAACCGAGCCCCAGACACAGACGTAGTCTCTGCCAATGGTGCCGACGCATCAACGGTCACCCGGTAGTTCCAACCATCTACTGCCATGCATTCATGCACCAACCACTGCTCGGCCTCACTCCGATAGTCACTGAAATCGACGCTGAAGTAGGGGTCGATCGGAAGACTCCAGGAAGCACGATCCTTCACCACCACCCCAGCACCAGGCCCAGAACCAGCGTCAGATGTGTCCTTGGTTGGATCCTCGGACATGGGCAAATCACCATTGTCCGGGGTCGACTGATCTACGGACTGGCTCCCACTTGTTGGAATGTCTCCATCGACAACAGGCGAACAAGCCCCCACCAAGAGCATGATCAAGGCGCCAACCACAACAATGCTTGCCCGGTTACTCATAGTGTCTCTCCTTGGTAGCTAGCGCGATCATTGTCTGGACACGGTTCTGCATGGGTTGGGTTGGTGGGTTATTTGTTTTGGTGGTCGGCGATGATCTGTTGGTACTTTTTGATGTACTCATCGTGTTGCTGGAGCAGTGCGTCGAGTGCGGGCTTGTTGTCTTCAACGAACTTTTCGGCCAGGTCCCA
Proteins encoded:
- a CDS encoding DUF4287 domain-containing protein, whose translation is MAESGAGPRSYFPSIEAKYGKPIEEWIALLRPLAGRKHMEQVAFLKEQGMGHGHANALVHVFRAEYRGDQSDE
- a CDS encoding 6-phospho-beta-glucosidase, with product MKLTIVGGGGFRVPQIIEELAGRSAEEIRLSEVCLYDVEPDRLAVMQQVVAEMELADKPAISSTSRLDEAVTGADFIFSAMRVGGTCGRVLDEQVALHEDVLGQETVGPGGYAYAFRTIPAALELARAVKLHAPEAWVINFTNPAGIITQAMRSVMGERVVGICDTPIGLVRRVGRALGLAEDEFSYDYVGLNHLGWLRSISVAGQERLPELLASDELLGEIEEARLIGFDWVRQLGMLPNEYLFYYYLNREAVAQLRSEGQTRGQFLDEQQGDFYRRAQEEPYAAAKLWQEAHDEREATYMAEARDIAGEGDRHQEDLEGGGYQRVAVDLMVALSAGQVTRMILGVANQGPTWGPLVPALSAEAVVEVPCLVDADGIHPQAVAPLTGAELGLVVQVKACEELVIRAAIERDPQLGWQAIASHPLVDSVEVARRIFAQYRRQIPEVGAVFAGR
- a CDS encoding DeoR/GlpR family DNA-binding transcription regulator; protein product: MIPAQRQARILEHIRRQGGVSVGALAAELSVSPSTIRRDLNHLDREGVLRRVRGGGTIETDPTPFKDVASVAGAEREALGRLAADLVEDRQVVLLDIGTTVAMVARHLRDRPVTVVTASLAVVDELRDSSVTEVIVLGGVLRPSYLSLVGPMTQGALDYLAADVAFLGTSGIAPDLTVLDTTGTEVPIKQAIMRKSARNYLLAIADKFPGSGLLPVCSATEFDAVLTTADPEIETLRLLRSTTTEVITP
- a CDS encoding carbohydrate kinase family protein; amino-acid sequence: MNKSADSHTTSTAPVLVAGPLFLDVVMGPLSALPEPGQEQWVPGCTFAAGGAANQAVALARLGVPTTLCSYIGADQPGQLTRSLLAAEGVDLSGLVEAAHQSVTVSLSLAQDRAMVTCGSDRAPLLSPTPNPPAALLADLTAIGANRGVIASWRDQSPDLLVIADVGWDPTGQWDPSILQHLDLVDIFVPNEVEALNYTGAPSVEAAAEQLAGPHRSVVVTRGAKGAYAWTHNRGRLVPSPTVETVDPTGAGDTFTAGLTWALLRGEDIFEACHHANLAAAWSVQSLGGSVSAPYPEDLDRLQHRRNHGLRAAEADRQQR
- a CDS encoding ABC transporter substrate-binding protein encodes the protein MQHRSRNLLAAAALVGTASLLGACAPTGGGPTQSEQSAQSSAPTEVTTDISSLPEQTLTVWDQEIRGGQNEQIERLNAAFMEKYPNIKIERVSQSFDDLESTLRLALTGDDAPDVVQANNSRAIMGQFVAAKQILCLTDWAKAYGWNESYPESILAYSSYSEDGKDFGQGCVYGLPQVGEVVGIYYSKSRLAELGLDLPKTWDEFAAQLETIKAAGQTPLMLGNVEKWPGLHVFGPIQGAHVKADEIHTLGFGNPGASWETEGNVAAASQLQEWAQAGYFNDGFNGVDYDSVWQDFAKGTGIYLIAGSWLGPDLQAVMGDDVAFVLPPAGDVNGVPATTGGTGLPFAITSAAKDPNVAAAYIDFLTNDDAMKVLAETGNVPVRGAAEFAKTETGVTADIMSAFEDITTKGEILPYLDYATPTMGDDLGAALQELMDGRISPDEFTKKMEEYYTSFVGQ
- a CDS encoding sugar ABC transporter permease, which encodes MAAALTSQASPPRRPPKWRRGRNIGVSAALLTLPLLIYGLFMLYPLARVVLLSFYQWDGMGTGVWVGGENYRTIFADPRLASSFGHALVLIIFYAVIPLIIGLILASLLVNAKVRGLGFFRTVVFLPQVIAMVVLAVSWRQIYAPDGLLNQGLRAVGLGALARPWLGDFTTALPAVGLIGTWVSTGLVTVLLMSGIARIPKEYYEAARLDGAGPIRQFWSITLPGVRGEILVALTLTIIAALKTFDLIYMTTSGGPGHSTTVPSYEVYNQAIRLGQVGVGSSLAVVLTIFIFIINVTVNWLGERDR
- a CDS encoding carbohydrate ABC transporter permease yields the protein MKPRRLEQTFDYLILALFAASALTPILYVLKMSLDSEVIGQDSWGHFENYLKAWGQGHFSTYMTNSITVAIVVVLSALILSIMSGYVLGILRPPGSTPLFYLFLLGIMVPSEAIVIPLFFDLRTLGLTDTIWAIALPQIAQSTAFGTFWMRSYFRGVDPAIIEAARLDGAGTLRLIWSVLLPMGRPAIVTQIVLTFMWTWNDFLIPLIMSPSGKLRTAPLGLAFFQGQYTQGTVLLAAGAVLVALPMVVLYLALQRHFIAGMTEGAVKG